A region from the Cryptococcus gattii WM276 chromosome H, complete sequence genome encodes:
- a CDS encoding uncharacterized protein (Similar to TIGR gene model, INSD accession AAW44904.1) codes for MAFTDKDNDKDNDKDKDSDRTTPESELHELSDGEYERERLENIKHRDALLSSLGLDVPNNPLETKSAAKQPAEKARMSRDDAKKRKVAREREKELRSVEPVRKSRRVAERAGRDKDGNGGDDQNPRSPSYPSSRKPSNPINGHMNQLPKAIAPVLPPGPEYPLHRIQSEKQPRPVKGDDGRLVFEGRWRGVFTPNVTPEEMFAGGAFGGSFFRDTYSRLLRTPLSSSAALDSLPFSLPPSDADTDSDVSNLLTSPIPQPSVNRFQVLAGQSLEEWEKAGWIWSGDPRGWAEWYVRFWDGRRCEDDERQVKRWLKVAGPTGRFKRALLKKIHQAGGQVAVGDGDVGRVLRQCLWQWAYELTEREYEDAMRGLSD; via the exons ATGGCTTTTACAGACAAGGACAATGACAAGGACAATGACAAGGACAAGGACAGCGATAGGACGACACCAGAATCGGAGCTGCATGAGCTTTCAGATGGAGAGTACGAAAGGGAACGGTTGGAGAATATCAA ACACCGAGATGCACTTTTATCCTCCCTCGGACTCGATGTTCCGAACAATCCGCTAGAGACGAAGAGCGCAGCTAAGCAACCAGCGGAGAAGGCTCGAATGTCGAGGGACGATGcgaaaaagaggaaagttgcaagggagagggagaaagagTTGAGGAGCGTGGAGCCTGTCAGGAAGAGTCGAAGGGTAGCAGAGCGTGCGGGGAGGGATAAAGATGGTAATGGGGGTGATGACCAGAACCCGCGCTCCCCTTCTTATCCCTCTTCCCGCAAACCTTCAAACCCAATCAACGGCCATATGAACCAGCTCCCGAAAGCCATAGCTCCAGTCCTCCCACCCGGACCAGAGTATCCTCTCCATCGAATTCAGAGTGAGAAACAGCCTAGGCCCGTCAAgggagatgatggaagGTTGGTATTtgaaggaagatggagagggGTTTTTACACCGAATGTGACGCCGGAAGAGATGTTTGCTGGAGGAGCGTTTGGGGGTAGTTTTTTCAG AGATACATATTCCCGCCTCCTGCGGACACCTCTCTCATCATCTGCTGCCCTCGATTCCctccctttctctctccctccttctGACGCAGATACGGACTCGGACGTCTCCAATCTCTTGACCTCCCCCATCCCGCAACCTTCTGTCAACCGCTTCCAAGTCTTAGCTGGCCAGAGTCTTGAAGAATGGGAAAAAGCGGGTTGGATATGGTCCGGCGATCCAAGAGGTTGGGCCGAGTGGTATGTGAGGTTTTGGGATGGAAGGAGGTgtgaggatgatgagcgGCAGGTTAAAAGAT GGCTCAAAGTCGCAGGCCCCACTGGCAGATTCAAACGTGCCCTCCTCAAGAAAATCCATCAAGCAGGTGGACAAGTTGCGGTGGGGGACGGGGATGTGGGTAGGGTACTGAGGCAATGTCTTTGGCAGTGGGCGTATGAGTTGACGGAGAGGGAGTACGAAGACGCAATGAGAGGTCTATCGGATTAG
- a CDS encoding Phosphomannomutase, putative (Similar to TIGR gene model, INSD accession AAW44905.1), with translation MSVPQPASATVFPPNIKPFAQRKFPKTICMFDVDGTLSLARQSATPEMFATLRKLRENCAIAFVGGSDLTKILEQVGGEQGLSNFDYGFAENGLIAYKLGQQLDSASFIKHVGEEEYKKLVNWILKYLSEVDIPIKRGTFVEFRNGMINVSPIGRNASIQERIDFEKYDKEHGIRADMVTKLEQEFLHLGLTYSIGGQISFDVFPKGWDKTYALRHIEGEGFDTIHFFGDKTYKGGNDYEIFSDPRTIGHTVTSPEHTMRLIDELFLTAP, from the exons ATGTCCGTGCCCCAGCCCGCCTCTGCGACTGTCTTCCCCCCAAACATCAAGCCCTTCGCCCAGCGGAAGTTTCCCAAGACCATCTGCATGTTTGATGTCGATGGCACCCTCTCTCTCGCCCGTCAGAGCGCGACTCCCGAGATGTTTGCTACTCTTCGCAAACTCCGTGAGAACTGCGCCATCGCCTTTGTGGGTGGTTCTGACCTCACCAAGATCCTCGAGCAGGTTGGTGGAGAGCAAGGGCTGAGCAACTTTGATTATGGGTTTGCGGAGAATGGGTTGATTGCGTACAAGTTGGGCCAGCAACTCGACTCGGCGAGTTTTATCAAGCACGttggggaggaggagtATAAGAAGCTCGTCAATTGGATTTTGAAGTATCTCTCCGAAGTGGATATTCCCATCAAGCG AGGCACGTTCGTCGAGTTCCGAAACGGTATGATCAATGTCTCCCCTATCGGCAGAAATGCTTCTATCCAAGAACGAATCGATTTTGAAAAGTATGACAAGGAGCACGGTATCCGGGCGGACATGGTGACCAAGCTTGAGCAAGAGTTTTTGCATCTTGGATTGACTTATTCCATTGGCGGTCAGATCAGTTTTGACGTTTTCCCCAAGG GTTGGGACAAGACCTATGCGCTTAGGCATATTGAGGGTGAAGGCTTTGATACGATTCACTTTTTCGGTGATAAG ACCTACAAGGGCGGTAACGACTATGAGATCTTTTCCGACCCCCGCACTATCGGCCACACCGTCACCAGCCCCGAGCACACTATGCGGCTCATCGACGAGTTGTTCTTGACTGCTCCTTGA
- a CDS encoding Hypothetical protein (Similar to TIGR gene model, INSD accession AAW44906.1; UM01813.1) — translation MIHRENNTIRPRNVEDINELEEKGLLRRVDDDSQDTSPARRRAKGKEKETRLEKVPVETDYSTGLTTRRDKQAFALLVLLYLLQGIPLGLTFGTLPFLLKSHLSYSQLAIFALSTWPYSLKLLWSPIVDAWFVRKWGRRKSWIVPIQGLVGLGLWVIGGKIEEWLNVEEVDIKFLTAVFGSLILAAATQDIAVDGWALTLLSQPNLSYASTAQTIGIGIGNALSFTVFLAFNSVEFSNKYFRSPSQPLDYPLISLGGYMRFWAVVFVGVTVGLAILKKEDPPSEDDPDMDVKKVYKVMWSIVRLKNIQTFLFVHLICKIGFQVNDSVTSLKLLEKGLSKEDLAVAVLLDFPAQMAIGWLAAKWSRPAPSSSHPLTAGGGGGGESGNVLKPWLYAFWARLAMAAISTFVVAGFPSNRAGSSSVGTTYFLLVIATNLFSSLTSTVQFVGICAFHTQIADPLIGGTYMTLLNTVSNLGGTWPKPLILRAVDMLTVATCSPPSSSTSWGSKLSLSFPSSVSDVGECVTEHGKNLCAQAGGECIMQRDGYYIMSAVCVTLGAGLLVVFILPMIRRLAALPMSAWRVKIPN, via the exons ATGATACATCGCGAGAACAACACCATCCGTCCAAGAAACGTAGAGGATATTAACGAGCTCGAAGAAAAGGGCCTGCTACGCAGGGTCGATGATGATAGTCAAGATACGTCTCCAGCCAGACGGCGGGcgaaaggaaaggaaaaggagacGAGACTGGAGAAAGTCCCTGTGGAGACAGATTACAGCACCGGGTTGACCACACGCCGTGATAAACAAGCGTTTGCGCTGCTCGTCTTGCTAT ACCT TCTCCAAGGTATCCCTCTCGGCCTCACATTCGGTACCCTCCCATTCCTCCTCAAATCCCACCTCTCCTACTCTCAACTTGCGATATTCGCTCTCTCCACCTGGCCATACTCTCTCAAACTTCTTTGGTCCCCTATCGTCGATGCGTGGTTCGTGAGAAAATGGGGTAGGAGAAAAAGTTGGATCGTGCCTATACAGGGGTTGGTAGGCTTGGGTTTGTGGGTTATCGGTGGTAAGATTGAAGAATGGCTGAACGTC GAAGAGGTGGACATCAAGTTTTTAACAGCAGTTTTTGGATCTCTCATTTTGGCTGCTGCTACTCAAGATATCGCCGTTGATG GTTGGGCCCTCACCCTCCTCTCCCAACCTAACCTCTCGTACGCATCCACCGCCCAAACAATCGGTATCGGTATTGGCAACGCCCTCAGCTTCACCGTTTTCCTCGCTTTTAACAGTGTCGAATTTTCCAACAAATACTTTCGctctccttctcaaccACTCGATTATCCGCTCATTTCGTTGGGGGGTTACATGCGATTCTGGGCTGTGGTGTTTGTGGGTGTAACAGTGGGGTTGGCAATTttgaaaaaggaagatCCACCGAGTGAGGATGATCCGGATATGGATGTGAAAAAGGTGTACAAGGTTATGTGGAGTATCGTCCGTCTCAAAA ACATCCAAACATTCCTCTTTGTCCACCTGATCTGCAAAATCGGCTTCCAAGTCAACGATTCTGTCACTTCCCTCAAACTCCTCGAAAAGGGATTATCAAAAGAAGATCTTGCCGTCGCCGTCTTGCTCGATTTTCCGGCACAGATGGCTATCGGTTGGTTGGCTGCTAAATGGTCTCGACCCgctccatcatcttcacATCCTCTTACCGccggaggaggaggaggaggagaatCAGGGAATGTACTCAAACCCTGGTTATACGCCTTTTGGGCCCGACTCGCCATGGCTGCCATCTCCACCTTTGTCGTCGCTGGCTTCCCATCTAATCGTGCTGGCTCCAGTTCCGTGGGGACTACCTACTTTCTCCTCGTCATCGCCACCAACCTCTTCTCAAGTCTCACCAGCACCGTCCAATTCGTCGGTATCTGCGCCTTCCACACTCAAATAGCAGACCCTCTTATCGGGGGGACGTACATGACCCTTCTCAATACTGTCTCCAACTTGGGAGGGACGTGGCCGAAACCGTTGATCTTGAGGGCGGTGGATATGCTTACCGTGGCCACTTGCTCCCCCCCCAGCAGCAGCACCTCTTGGGGAAGTAAACTCTCACTTTCATTCCCATCGTCAGTCTCGGATGTAGGAGAATGCGTGACGGAGCATGGGAAAAACTTATGTGCCCAAGCGGGCGGCGAGTGCATAATGCAGAGAGATGGGTATTATATCATGTCGGCGGTTTGTGTCACCCTCGGAGCCGGGTTGCTGGTGGTGTTTATTTTGCCCATGATTAGGCGTTTGGCTG CACTGCCAATGTCTGCATGGCGAGTCAAGATTCCAAACTAG
- a CDS encoding Hypothetical protein (Similar to SGTC gene model, INSD accession EAL17892.1; CNBL0190): MFSSPATRRAQTPKRQQPQQPLSRLQALRTTNHSPAPSIAETIRTERPANEKEKVFWSKDERHSVTSLGELPGEATALIKASDLVVDPVTAQVDGTTGFAMLSSARACIAWNYSKRTHSAPTTYAFPAPIPTSSRSRFPPPVLSALCTSTPEPGMILVSSTGEFRYWESMSLTLSNVERYQQLFLDLPQGDWIERLVKVDGNNFILTTTSSQAYRLSIKSSAGMLSPVVAPLMRPGGMFGRASPLIFGAKHDRFGIRSVTSNGADVYLMAQKSVQKWSLTSDGQKLVQEYDVYEAIGRELFEEWSSANITIILEDIVTIDSDSLAILITYSDATSPSSHALVLLSVHRSNPPIIDRTIPISFTSGQDQRMLDIPKLVIPTGSTMAFVRFGSAVVMLSLDFDTPYEETLTLKDPNNAYIGAGPVTNNINIPCVLLIPAEGGLMNVEALEPRARPDSLNRLSTATARLKSKMEQAIFFGRSDNPLSFELEEDVRGQGDVAEAAELVSGEVVAARSPYTSTIYELRPHLLDRLELLKALVRYIRANGLINQLPQATRRRLSGDGEKVRGALELWDYQNRLMDQSSGQVPSQAKSLLSTSIQVYFSSRHRSLAPSSSPSDELEQDLVRLFFRTEVSNLDKLLAVVFEEFREKQGEGVEMGGRAGWVGEVNQIFIAVERAAAQYREEESDLYAIDREKPAIEMWTASDNLIDSLDHLYTLTEVLIKERTRELGSVIDEAPVTGGPTGRIETGKEELRKEQVVQAMLKRQMGWLAAALCTNMEDKCRVVVRRQMDDGADEQEGIMLKAKWDAMKPRVIRPLVSVDRISEAYELAEHHHDFPTLVMLCNDPIAGQGKGDSRMQVYIEKFGEDFAFELYRWYIDQGQPHALLTQDEVYGSLVTRFFDTHHYPELGWIHNIVCKQYGEAAEALAQVLDEGEGKEENGELDFRKVVGSIAKLASMTDISLRGPSEARDQTFQKIGRQLSLIDIQISLRTYLLSLFPSTARSSRSISKHLGPILTRLSHRPGPESGSAFLALFYNLAERVIGGEAVDLEGMLDLLTLKDNVGREDDGVDALRVLVLDRSLPKARSEVALLAVWRRIYIRDDWADVSNTAGRSEQAQRTKLKETMIYRVLKALRSVPEFPQAAIISPYDTSIPPTTTELSARFPTLSSEGIAALKADYDDEVAMLMEYVEKNGLEERVKEIKRMIEREWEEEQGGEIDEARGAQPESEVVVVEGEDVETDEDVEM, from the exons ATGTTCAGCTCACCGGCAACGAGAAGGGCGCAGACACCAAAACGGCAGCAGCCCCAGCAGCCACTCTCGCGCCTCCAGGCGCTTCGAACGACAAACCACTCTCCAGCACCATCCATCGCAGAGACGATCCGCACAGAAAGACCAGCTAatgaaaaggaaaaggtgTTTTGGAGCAAAGATGAAAGACACTCAGTTACTTCTCTTGGGGAGCTTCCAGGAGAGGCAACTGCCTTGATAAAGGCGTCTG ACCTTGTGGTCGATCCTGTAACCGCCCAAGTCGATGGCACAACTGGTTTCGCCATGCTATCCTCAGCCCGAGCATGTATCGCCTGGAACTATTCCAAACGAACCCATTCAGCCCCCACAACCTACGCTTTCCCCGCTCCTATCCCAACTTCTTCTCGTAGCCGtttccctcctcctgtCCTTTCCGCATTGTGTACCTCTACACCTGAACCTGGGATGATACTTGTATCAAGTACCGGAGAATTCAGGTACTGGGAGAGCATGAGCTTGACGCTGAGTAACGTGGAGAGATATCAGCAGTTGTTTTTAGATCTTCCCCAAGGTGACTGGATAGAGAGACTCGTCAAAGTGGATGGAAACAATTTTATCCTCACAACGACATCCTCGCAGGCGTATCGACTGAGTATAAAATCTTCTGCCGGAATGCTTTCCCCAGTAGTGGCACCTTTGATGAGGCCGGGAGGAATGTTTGGGAGAGCTAGTCCTCTGATTTTTGGTGCGAAACACGATCGATTCGGAATCAGGAGTGTAACTAGTAACGGAGCCGATGTCTATCTTATGGCACAAAAGAGTGTACAGAAGTGGTCGCTTACCAGTGATGGTCAAAAG CTGGTGCAAGAATATGATGTTTATGAAGCCATTGGGCGCGAACTTTTCGAAGAATGGTCTTCTGCTAACATTACCATCATTCTCGAAGATATTGTCACAATAGA CTCCGACTCCCTCGCGATTTTAATAACCTATTCTGACGCGacatctccttcctctcacgccctcgtcctcctctCCGTCCACCGCTCCAATCCGCCAATCATCGACCGTACCATCCCCATATCTTTCACTTCCGGTCAAGATCAGAGAATGTTAGATATTCCCAAGCTGGTAATCCCTACTGGGAGTACAATGGCGTTTGTACGTTTTGGTTCGGCGGTGGTGATGCTCTCGCTTGATTTTG ACACACCTTATGAAGAGACCCTCACGCTTAAAGATCCGAACAACGCTTACATCGGCGCCGGCCCGGTGACCAACAACATCAACATCCCTTGCGTGCTTCTTATCCCCGCTGAAGGCGGTTTGATGAACGTCGAAGCACTCGAACCTCGTGCCCGCCCTGACTCTCT TAACCGGCTCTCTACAGCGACAGCCCGTCTCAAGTCTAAAATGGAACAAGCTATCTTTTTCGGTCGGAGCGATAATCCCCTTTCTTTTGAGCTGGAAGAAGACGTGAGAGGTCAGGGGGATGTAGCTGAGGCTGCCGAGTTAGTTAGTGGGGAGGTTGTTGCTGCTC GCTCACCATATACTTCAACTATCTATGAATTAAGGCCCCATCTGCTTGACCGACTTGAGCTATTGAAAGCACTTGTGAGGTACATCCGAGCCAACGGATTGATCAACCAGTTGCCGCAAGCGACAAGGAGGAGACTGTCGGGAGATGGGGAGAAGGTGAGGGGCGCGTTGGAGCTTTGGGATTACCAGAACCGTTTGATGGA CCAATCATCGGGCCAAGTCCCTAGTCAAGCCAAGTCCCTTTTATCAACTTCGATCCAAGTATACTTCTCCTCCCGTCATCGTTCGCTCGCCCCATCGTCATCCCCCTCTGACGAATTAGAACAAGATCTCGTCAGGCTGTTTTTCCGGACGGAAGTGTCAAACCTCGACAAGTTATTGGCTGTCGTCTTTGAGGAGTTTCGAGAGAAgcaaggagaaggagttGAAATGGGTGGAAGGGCAGGTTGGGTGGGGGAAGTTAATCAGATTTTCATT GCCGTGGAAAGAGCCGCAGCCCAATACCGCGAGGAAGAATCTGACCTTTACGCCATTGACCGTGAAAAGCCCGCGATCGAAATGTGGACAGCGTCAGATAACTTAATTGATTCGTTGGATCATCTGTATACGTTGACGGAGGTACTGATCAAGGAGCGTACTAGGGAATTGGGGTCGGTTATTGATGAGGCGCCTGTCACTGGTGGTCCAACTGGGAGGATAGAGACAGGAAAAGAAGAACTGAGAAAGGAGCAAGTGGTACAGGCAATGTTGAAGAGACAGATGGGATGGCTGGCAGCTGCGCTGTGTACGAATATGGAGGACAAGTGTCGTGTTGTGGTTAG GAGGCAAATGGATGATGGAGCAGATGAGCAGGAAGGGATAATGCTCAAGGCTAAATGGGACGCGATGAAACCCCGGGTTATCCGACCTCTTG TTTCCGTTGACCGCATCTCCGAAGCATATGAACTCGCCGAACATCATCACGACTTCCCGACTCTTGTCATGCTGTGCAATGATCCCATTGCAGGCCAAGGAAAAGGCGACAGCAGGATGCAGGTATATATCGAGAAGTTTGGCGAGGATTTCGCGTTCGAGCTGTACAGGTGGTATATTGACCAAG GCCAACCGCACGCTCTTTTGACACAGGACGAGGTTTACGGATCCCTCGTTACCCGATTTTTTGACACGCACCATTACCCCGAACTTGGATGGATACACAACATTGTGTGTAAGCAATACGGTGAAGCTGCTGAAGCTTTAGCGCAAGTGTTGGATGAGGGTGAaggaaaggaggagaaTGGCGAGTTAGACTTTAGAAAG GTGGTAGGCAGCATTGCAAAACTTGCCAGTATGACCGACATCAGCTTGAGAGGTCCTTCCGAAGCTCGTGATCAGACTTTCCAAA AGATCGGTCGGCAGTTATCCTTGATTGATATTCAGATTTCCCTACGCACCTACTTactctccctcttcccatcTACTGCCCGCTCATCCCGTTCAATCTCCAAGCACCTCGGACCCATCCTCACCCGTCTTAGTCATCGGCCGGGACCCGAATCTGGATCTGCTTTCCTTGCATTGTTTTACAATCTTGCAGAGAGGGTCATTGGCGGAGAGGCTGTGGATTTGGAAGGCATGTTGGATTTATTGACGTTGAAGGATAATGTGGGAAGGGAAGATgatggtgttgacgcaCTGAGAGTTTTGGTCCTTGATCGT TCATTACCTAAAGCCAGGTCGGAAGTGGCATTATTGGCAGTATGGCGAAGAATCTATATTCGCGATGA TTGGGCGGATGTCTCTAATACGGCTGGCCGGAGCGAGCAGGCGCAAAGGACAAAATTAAAGGAAACGATGATATACCGGGTTTTGAAAGCTCTCCGTTCAGTGCCCG AATTTCCTCAAGCGGCCATTATTTCCCCATACGACACATCCATTCCTCCAACCACCACCGAGCTTTCTGCCCGTTTCCCGACTTTGTCCTCAGAAGGCATTGCAGCGTTGAAGGCAGATTATGATGATGAAGTGGCGATGTTGATGGAGTACGTGGAGAAGAATGGTTTAGAGGAGAGGGTGAAGGAGATAAAGCGGATGATTGAGCGAgaatgggaggaagaacagGGAGGGGAGATTGATGAGGCAAGGGGTGCGCAACCTGAGTCCGAGGTGGTTGTGGTGGAAGGGGAGGATGTGGAAACTGACGAAGACGTGGAGATGTAA
- a CDS encoding Hypothetical protein (Similar to TIGR gene model, INSD accession AAW44908.1; CNH00210), translating into MEDKSKAERPSWNKEEFATKAKEKDQEAYEHAKAAEESLAKGHAPKKQSQYDDLPKPTELLKARTEDLGLTKNLNKTMLVTTSTTGKGPRGAGFYCELCNRTFKDSLAYLDHVNGRLHLLKLGQSTHVERSTLSQVRAKIASLRAATRQKVTAKNFDFQSRLKAVKSAQEAEKERRKEERRKKKMEREIREERRRMGILDDDDESNGDEKGEKMDVDGAEKHAKNGKKDKRQERKEKREQQERDQQRDKEVAKAIRENEDMSTMMGFGGFGTTKRK; encoded by the exons ATGGAAGACAAATCCAAAGCAGAGCGTCCATCATGGAACAAGGAAGAATTCGCAACGAAGGCTAAAGAGAAAGACCAGGAAGCCTACGAACATGCCAAAGCGGCCGAAGAATCCCTCGCCAAGGGCCACGCACCAAAGAAACAGTCTCAGTATGATGATCTGCCTAAACCTACAGAACTCCTCAAGGCGAGAACGGAGGATCTGGGATTGACGAAGAATTTGAATAAAACAATGTTAGTCACGACGAGTACAACAGGTAAAGGACCGAGGGGTGCTGGATTTTAT TGTGAACTATGTAATCGGACATTTAAAGATAGCCTTGCATACCTAGATCACGTTAACGGCCGTCTCC ATCTCCTCAAACTCGGTCAATCAACCCACGTTGAACGCTCCACTCTCTCCCAGGTTCGCGCCAAAATCGCTTCTCTCCGCGCTGCCACCCGCCAAAAAGTCACCGCCAAGAATTTCGATTTTCAGTCCCGCCTGAAAGCCGTAAAGAGTGCGCAGGAGGCcgagaaagagaggaggaaagaggagaggaggaagaagaagatggagagggagataagggaagaaaggagaaggatggggattttagatgacgacgatgaaagcaatggagatgaaaagggtgagaagatGGATGTAGATGGGGCGGAGAAGCATGCGAAGAATGGCAAGAAAGACAAGAGACAGGAGCggaaagaaaagagggAACAGCAAGAAAGGGACCAACAACGAGATAAAGAGGTCGCGAAGGCGATTAGGGAGAATGAGGATATGTCGACTATGATGGGTTTCGGCGGTTTCGGTACGACAAAACGAAAGTAG
- a CDS encoding Ubiquitin-protein ligase, putative (Similar to TIGR gene model, INSD accession AAW44909.1) — protein sequence MVAFTATGNRNLTRKIRVTIVAADSLIKRDILRLPDPFAIVSVDSEQIHTTSVIKRTLNPYWNENFDIDVKDSSIVAVQIFDQRKFKRKQDQGFLGVINIKVSDVIDLELGGQEMLTKELKKGSDGQAVQGKLIVYLSTQTNAPVSNNTAASSSTNVATPAPAASSLASNNTAGQSISRPASAIQPAQAPEASVPTSADTIASAVPQPTTQTVGVSSSGAPNVNPTTQAASTGQTGTSTSVGHEFDSHSDQYGPLPAGWERRIDHLGRQYYVDHNTRTTTWNRPSDNQLSNSATQATSTGEARARHNQRTLPDEMLDVQQSGANSGGATTPTTGGAQANPVNASNATTAGQGPLPSGWEQRFTPEGRPYFVDHNTRTTTWVDPRRQQLLRFIAPGQQGNLSVQPQTVSQLGPLPSGWEMRLTSTARVYFVDHNTKTTTWDDPRLPSSLDQNVPQYKRDFRRKLIYFRSQPALRSNTGQCHMKVSRDNIFEGSFTEIMRQTPNDLKKRLMIKFEGEDGLDYGGLSREFFFLLSHEMFNPFYCLFEYSAHDNYTLQINPNSGVNPEHLNYFKFIGRVVGLGIFHRRFLDAYFIVSFYKMILGKKIALQDLESVDAGLFRGLTWMLENDITGVIEDTFSITEEHFGEVVTVDLKPGGRDVEVTEDNKKDYVDLVTEYRISKRVSEQFQAFMSGFNELIPQELINVFDERELELLIGGMSEIDVDDWQKHTDYRGYNPSDEVVEWFWKIVKNWPAEKKSRLLQFTTGTSRIPVNGFKDLQGSDGPRRFTIEKAGEVTQLPKSHTCFNRIDLPAYKSYEALEQKLTIAVEETVGFGQE from the exons ATGGTCGCCTTCACGGCCACTGGAAACAGAAACTT AACGCGCAAGATCCGAGTAACGA TCGTCGCTGCAGATTCTCTGATCAAACGTGATATCCTCCGGCTCCCAGACCCTTTCGCTATTGTCTCTGTCGACTCGGAGCAAATTCACACCACTTCGGTCATCAAGAGGACATTGAACCCCTACTGGAATGA GAATTTTGACATTGACGTAAAGGATTCGTCCATTGTGGCTGTCCAAATATTTGACCAGCGAAAGTTCAAGAGAAAG CAAGACCAAGGTTTCCTTGGTGTAATCAACATTAAAGTTTCCGATGTCATTGATCTTGAACTTGGAGGTCAGGAGATGCTCACAAAGGAGCTCAAAAAGGGTTCCGATGGCCAGGCAGTCCAAGGCAAATTGATCGTCTACCTCTCCACTCAAACTAACGCTCCTGTCTCGAATAACACCGCTGCTTCTAGCTCTACCAACGTCGCTACGCCTGCGCCTGCCGCCTCTTCTTTGGCTTCGAACAACACCGCAGGGCAATCTATATCTCGTCCCGCCTCTGCCATTCAGCCTGCTCAAGCCCCAGAAGCATCCGTTCCTACTTCTGCCGACACCATTGCTTCTGCTGTTCCACAACCCACAACTCAAACAGTCGGTGTGTCTTCTTCCGGCGCTCCTAACGTCAACCCGACCACCCAAGCTGCTTCTACTGGTCAAACGGGAACTAGCACCAGCGTCGGTCATGAATTCGACTCCCATTCTGACCAGTACGGTCCATTGCCTGCCGGTTGGGAACGTCGTATTGACCATCTCGGCCGTCAATACTATGTCGACCATAACACCCGTACAACCACATGGAACCGCCCGAGCGATAATCAGTTGTCTAACAGCGCCACTCAAGCGACATCCACCGGTGAAGCCAGAGCGAGGCATAACCAGAGGACGTTGCCCGACGAGATGCTTGACGTGCAGCAAAGCGGTGCGAACAGTGGCGGCGCTACCACCCCTACCACGGGAGGTGCCCAGGCGAACCCTGTTAACGCCAGCAACGCCACTACAGCTGGTCAAGGCCCTTTGCCTTCCGGTTGGGAGCAGCGATTCACTCCCGAAGGTCGTCCTTACTTTGTCGACCACAATACCCGTACCACAACATGGGTCGATCCTCGTCGTCAGCAACTGTTGCGGTTCATCGCCCCCGGCCAGCAAGGTAACTTGTCTGTTCAGCCTCAAACCGTCAGCCAGCTTGGTCCTTTGCCTAGTGGTTGGGAGATGAGGTTGACTTCCACCGCGAGGGTATACTTTGTTGACCACAACACAAAGACGACTACATGGGACGACCCCCGATTGCCCTCTTCGCTTGACCAGAATGTACCGCAGTACAAGCGTGACTTTAGGAGGAAGCTTATCTACTTTAGGTCCCAACCAGCGTTGAGGAGTAACACCGGTCAGTGTCACATGAAGGTGTCGCGTGACAATATCTTTGAGGGAAGTTTTACCGAGATTATGAGGCAGACGCCAAACGacttgaagaagaggttgatGATCAAGTTTGAGGGTGAAGATGGTTTGGATTACGGAGGTCTTTCCAG AGaattcttcttccttctttcacACGAAATGTTCAACCCCTTCTACTGTCTATTCGAGTATTCCGCTCACGATAACTACACCCTCCAAATCAATCCCAACTCTGGCGTGAATCCGGAACATCTCAATTACTTTAAGTTCATTGGCCGTGTCGTCGGTCTTGGTATCTTCCATCGCCGTTTTCTCGATGCCTACTTTATCGTATCGTTCTACAAGATGATCTTGGGTAAGAAGATTGCACTCCAAGATCTGGAGAGTGTGGATGCGGGTTTGTTTAGGGGTTTGACATGGATGTTGGAGAATGATATCACGGGTGTCATTGAGGATACGTTCTCAATTACTGAGGAGCACTTTGGGGAGGTTGTCACCGTTGATTTGAAGCCTGGAGGTAGGGATGTCGAGGTGACAGAGGATAACAAGAAAGACTACGTCGA CCTTGTGACTGAATATCGAATTTCAAAACGAGTATCAGAGCAATTTCAAGCCTTCATGTCCGGTTTCAACGAACTCATCCCGCAAGAACTCATCAATGTATTCGATGAACGTGAACTCGAACTCCTTATCGGTGGTATGTCCGAGATCGACGTCGACGACTGGCAGAAACACACGGACTACAGAGGATACAACCCCTCAGATGAAGTGGTTGAGTGGTTCTGGAAGATTGTAAAGAACTGGCCCGCAGAGAAGAAGTCGAGATTGCTGCAGTTCACGACGGGAACATCGCGGATCCCTGTGAACGGTTTCAAGGATCTGCAAGGGTCCGATGGTCCGAGAAGGTTTACGATTGAGAAGGCGGGAGAAGTGACACAGTTGCCGAAATCGCACACGTGTTTCAATAGAATTGATTTGCCGGCTTACAAGTCGTATGAGGCTTTGGAGCAAAAATTGACTATTGC TGTTGAAGAAACCGTCGGTTTCGGCCAAGAATAG